A genomic stretch from Drosophila biarmipes strain raj3 unplaced genomic scaffold, RU_DBia_V1.1 ptg000005l, whole genome shotgun sequence includes:
- the LOC122818953 gene encoding uncharacterized protein LOC122818953 codes for MLMLSKIKGKAYEWLHADADRVLLPLDDLMAELISTFRGKSSKLEIRRKFEGRKWKNSESFGSYVDDKIMLAQGINIDADEMLSCIIEGIPNQGLRNQAHIQCFVDVGHIKRAFADVSLPKLYGVGRPTTSTDPKDSKETRCFNCNAKGHWAYECRKSKREKGSCYACGEMGHFVARCLKNKNKNEGENKYNAS; via the coding sequence ATGCTAATGTTGAGCAAAATAAAGGGAAAAGCTTATGAGTGGCTGCACGCAGATGCAGACCGCGTGTTGCTACCGTTGGATGACCTAATGGCAGAGCTGATCTCAACGTTTAGGGGAAAATCATCGAAGTTGGAGATACGACGCAAATTCGAAGGGCGCAAATGGAAAAATAGCGAAAGTTTCGGGAGTTATGTCGACGATAAGATAATGCTTGCTCAGGGCATTAATATTGATGCAGATGAAATGTTGAGCTGCATCATTGAAGGTATCCCCAATCAAGGGCTACGCAATCAGGCGCATATTCAATGCTTTGTGGATGTTGGGCACATAAAGAGGGCGTTTGCGGATGTAAGCTTGCCAAAGCTATATGGAGTTGGCAGGCCGACTACATCAACGGATCCCAAGGACAGCAAGGAGACTCGTTGTTTCAATTGCAATGCCAAAGGGCATTGGGCGTATGAGTGCAGGAAGTCGAAACGGGAGAAAGGATCATGCTATGCGTGCGGAGAGATGGGACACTTTGTTGCGAGAtgcttgaaaaacaaaaacaagaacgagggcgaaaacaaatat